The proteins below are encoded in one region of Cohaesibacter intestini:
- a CDS encoding 16S rRNA (uracil(1498)-N(3))-methyltransferase codes for MSHYDFKSQRLWVEQDIQERIAIPCDRAQANYLLNVLRMEEGDAMLIFNGRDGEWKVEVQPLGRKKCALIPIEQMRPQPDPLASDLQYLFAPLKSARIDYMAQKAVEMGACRLRPVFTQHTQERRPKLEKMRLNVIEAAEQCGILTIPPVDEPVSLTELLKTWEEKEEGRHIIFCDEGELGKDPLSILDTIRGEGDSVPPLALLIGPEGGFSETERDMLRAASFVTPIPLGPRILRADTAAIAALAIVQSVLGDWTDK; via the coding sequence ATGTCCCATTACGATTTCAAAAGCCAACGCCTGTGGGTGGAGCAGGATATTCAGGAACGGATCGCCATTCCCTGCGACCGGGCTCAAGCCAACTATCTATTGAATGTGCTGCGCATGGAAGAAGGCGACGCAATGCTGATCTTCAATGGCCGGGATGGGGAGTGGAAGGTCGAGGTTCAGCCGCTTGGCCGCAAGAAATGCGCCCTCATTCCCATTGAGCAGATGCGCCCACAGCCCGATCCACTGGCCAGCGACCTGCAATACCTGTTTGCGCCGTTGAAATCTGCCCGCATCGACTATATGGCCCAGAAGGCTGTCGAAATGGGTGCCTGCCGTCTGCGTCCGGTCTTCACCCAGCATACCCAGGAGCGCCGCCCCAAGCTCGAAAAAATGCGGTTGAATGTCATCGAGGCCGCCGAGCAATGCGGCATCCTGACCATTCCCCCTGTCGACGAGCCAGTAAGCCTGACCGAATTGCTAAAGACTTGGGAAGAGAAGGAAGAGGGGCGTCACATCATCTTTTGCGATGAGGGCGAACTGGGCAAGGACCCGCTTTCGATCCTCGACACCATTCGTGGCGAAGGGGATAGCGTGCCGCCACTGGCTTTGCTGATAGGTCCGGAAGGTGGCTTTTCGGAAACAGAGCGAGACATGCTGCGTGCCGCCTCTTTCGTCACGCCGATCCCGCTCGGCCCGCGCATCCTCAGAGCCGACACCGCCGCCATTGCCGCATTGGCGATTGTCCAGTCGGTGCTCGGTGACTGGACGGACAAATAA
- the yghX gene encoding YghX family hydrolase, which produces MKRMQASDFHPKLLELYDGYVHGKMSKRDFLTGATRYVAVGVTAMAVLESLQPNYALANQVAEDDPDIAVSDVTYQSPDGHGAINGYMAMPAGAIGKLPAVLVVHENRGLNPYIKDVVRRAAKAGFLALGPDGLSPLGGYPGSDDEGRTMQRTLDSAKLMEDFFAGFEHLVGHEKSTGKVGAVGFCYGGGVCNALAVAYPNMAASVPFYGRQPRAQEVPKIEAPLLLHYAALDERINAGWPDYKAALEANGKRFEAHIYEGVNHGFHNDTTPRFNEEAAKLAWERTVAFFRQHLA; this is translated from the coding sequence ATGAAGAGAATGCAGGCGTCTGATTTTCATCCCAAGTTGCTTGAATTGTATGATGGTTATGTGCACGGCAAAATGTCGAAGCGGGACTTCCTGACCGGAGCCACACGCTATGTCGCCGTCGGTGTGACGGCGATGGCGGTTCTGGAAAGCCTTCAACCCAATTATGCCTTGGCCAATCAAGTGGCCGAGGATGATCCGGACATTGCAGTCAGCGATGTGACCTATCAAAGCCCGGACGGTCACGGCGCAATCAATGGCTATATGGCGATGCCTGCTGGAGCGATTGGCAAACTGCCCGCTGTTCTGGTGGTGCATGAAAATCGCGGTCTCAATCCTTACATCAAGGATGTGGTGCGCCGGGCGGCAAAAGCAGGTTTTCTTGCGTTGGGGCCGGATGGACTGTCCCCGCTTGGGGGCTATCCGGGCAGTGATGACGAAGGCCGAACCATGCAGAGGACCCTCGACAGCGCCAAGCTGATGGAAGATTTCTTTGCCGGCTTCGAGCATCTGGTCGGCCATGAAAAGTCCACCGGCAAGGTCGGGGCGGTTGGCTTTTGCTATGGTGGCGGGGTCTGCAATGCGCTGGCGGTGGCCTATCCCAATATGGCCGCATCGGTGCCCTTTTATGGCCGCCAGCCTCGGGCTCAAGAGGTGCCAAAGATAGAAGCGCCTCTGCTGTTGCATTATGCGGCTCTGGATGAGCGGATCAATGCCGGTTGGCCGGATTACAAAGCCGCGCTTGAAGCCAACGGCAAACGCTTCGAGGCGCATATTTATGAAGGCGTCAATCATGGCTTTCACAATGACACCACCCCGCGCTTCAATGAAGAAGCCGCCAAGCTGGCGTGGGAGCGCACGGTCGCATTCTTCCGGCAGCATCTGGCCTGA
- a CDS encoding LysE family translocator gives MIMSAEAWGLFLIACFMLNVAPGPDLIFILSRAIGHGRKIGFAASFGVCSGALVHVMAAALGVSAILATSALVFSIVKYVGAAYLVWLGCQALLSRESSLTMDAQASDPKVLTVWSAYRQGVLIDILNPKVALFFLAFLPQFLSHDGTQTSMQVFFETCLLGSIVIVIGLIVEAFFVLAAAPLGAYLRSNHRFALWLDRMFGGLLMGLGVRLALTD, from the coding sequence ATGATCATGTCAGCCGAGGCCTGGGGCCTGTTTCTTATTGCCTGCTTCATGCTCAATGTGGCACCGGGGCCGGACCTGATTTTCATCCTGTCGCGGGCCATTGGACATGGCCGAAAAATCGGCTTCGCCGCCTCCTTCGGGGTCTGCTCTGGTGCGCTGGTGCATGTGATGGCGGCCGCGCTTGGCGTTTCGGCCATTTTGGCAACATCGGCTCTGGTTTTCTCGATCGTCAAATATGTCGGCGCTGCCTATTTGGTCTGGTTGGGCTGTCAGGCGCTTTTGTCGCGCGAAAGCAGTCTGACCATGGACGCGCAGGCCAGCGACCCCAAGGTCCTGACTGTCTGGTCTGCCTATCGCCAAGGCGTTTTGATCGACATTCTCAACCCCAAGGTCGCTTTGTTCTTCCTGGCTTTTCTGCCACAGTTTCTCAGCCACGATGGCACGCAAACCAGCATGCAGGTCTTTTTTGAAACATGCCTTCTTGGCAGCATCGTGATCGTCATCGGTTTGATTGTTGAGGCTTTTTTCGTGCTTGCCGCCGCTCCACTAGGGGCCTATTTGCGGTCCAATCACCGCTTTGCCCTCTGGCTGGATCGGATGTTTGGTGGTTTGCTGATGGGGCTCGGGGTCCGTTTGGCACTGACAGACTGA
- a CDS encoding DMT family transporter has protein sequence MSTKPLPLPDLKDNPLLGIGLMLSFCAVIPFGDALVKHLGQTVPVMTLLVIRYAIQVLMMGTTMVWQKGGIAHILRYSRRAWWHLFWRTTMHIFGIIGMYYGLKYMPLADTTAIAFIFPILMLIVGHFYLKEQVGPHRAIAALVGFVGTLLVVQPNFVAVGLNALWPVAVAFTFVIFVLSTRQMSREVDPVSIQAVSGTMALILIAIPIVLLNGEAWPLWDLVEPAAADWPFLVMAGIIGSIGHLLMSAAIRFAPAATLAPMQYLEIPFATLIGWVIFSDLPNQLAAFGIVVTVASGLYIIYREQQAQRAERKLTAEKSAAPL, from the coding sequence ATGTCCACAAAACCGCTCCCACTGCCTGATCTGAAAGACAATCCGCTGCTCGGCATCGGCTTGATGTTGTCCTTCTGCGCCGTCATTCCATTTGGCGATGCGCTGGTCAAGCATCTGGGACAAACCGTGCCGGTCATGACATTGCTGGTCATTCGATATGCCATTCAGGTTCTGATGATGGGGACAACAATGGTGTGGCAGAAGGGTGGCATTGCCCATATTCTGCGCTACAGCCGGCGGGCCTGGTGGCATCTTTTCTGGCGTACCACGATGCATATTTTTGGCATCATCGGCATGTATTACGGTCTGAAATACATGCCTCTGGCTGACACCACTGCAATTGCCTTTATCTTTCCCATTCTGATGCTGATTGTCGGTCACTTCTATCTCAAGGAACAGGTTGGGCCCCACCGGGCCATCGCCGCGCTGGTTGGATTTGTTGGCACCTTGTTGGTGGTGCAACCGAATTTCGTCGCGGTGGGTCTCAATGCGCTCTGGCCCGTTGCCGTAGCCTTCACCTTTGTGATCTTTGTCTTGTCCACCCGTCAGATGAGCCGTGAAGTCGATCCGGTCTCGATTCAGGCCGTGTCCGGAACCATGGCGCTGATCCTCATTGCCATTCCGATTGTGCTGTTGAATGGCGAGGCCTGGCCGCTATGGGATCTGGTGGAACCTGCAGCAGCAGATTGGCCCTTTCTGGTCATGGCCGGGATAATCGGCTCGATTGGCCATTTGCTGATGTCAGCGGCCATCCGTTTTGCACCCGCTGCCACCCTTGCGCCGATGCAATATCTCGAAATCCCGTTTGCCACCCTGATCGGCTGGGTGATCTTTTCCGATCTCCCCAATCAGCTTGCCGCGTTCGGCATCGTGGTCACGGTGGCGTCCGGGCTCTATATCATCTATCGCGAACAGCAGGCCCAGCGGGCAGAACGAAAGCTCACTGCAGAGAAGAGCGCAGCCCCCCTGTAA
- a CDS encoding MarR family winged helix-turn-helix transcriptional regulator → MDRKTADRAAFAVGQWKQEKPDWDFLPMELIGRIGEASQVIRNGHIEPLFARYGLQSGAFDVLATLRRAGRNKAGLYALTPSQMYDCTMVSSGGMTNRLDRLEKKGLIARHPNPEDRRGTLVALTETGLALIEEVLTAHLANETRIVSPLSRDEQAQLSTLLGKLLAGVETLGTPESK, encoded by the coding sequence ATGGACAGGAAGACAGCGGACCGGGCAGCCTTTGCGGTTGGGCAATGGAAGCAGGAGAAGCCGGATTGGGATTTCTTGCCAATGGAGCTGATCGGCCGGATTGGCGAGGCATCGCAGGTGATCCGCAACGGCCATATCGAGCCATTGTTCGCCCGCTATGGCTTGCAATCAGGCGCTTTTGATGTGCTGGCAACGCTGCGTCGGGCCGGACGCAACAAAGCGGGGCTTTATGCCCTTACCCCATCGCAAATGTATGATTGCACGATGGTGTCGTCGGGGGGCATGACCAACCGTCTCGACAGGCTGGAGAAAAAGGGGCTGATTGCCCGCCACCCCAATCCCGAGGATCGACGCGGCACGCTGGTGGCACTGACCGAGACAGGCCTTGCCCTGATCGAAGAGGTGCTGACTGCTCATCTGGCCAACGAGACGCGGATTGTCTCGCCTCTCAGCCGGGATGAACAGGCGCAATTGTCCACCTTGCTGGGCAAACTATTGGCGGGAGTGGAAACGCTTGGCACGCCCGAAAGCAAGTGA
- a CDS encoding DMT family transporter, giving the protein MSESCEVTISPSEQRQLTSKAEPDTKDSDMTVSRWRSCLPLLLVLLVGSLLACSLIVGKLAINAGAAPLAFLCLALLGSGLGLWLLSIIRRQAARLSLRVLEYGMVAGLLFLLPNIVGFLAVRYVGAGFISMTFLFPLLITYCLALIAGLERFSLLLALAVLIGLAGGVLLAASKASLGDAPLIWIILTLCGPFVIAAGNLYRTLRWPYGVAPLFLASQMLLMAGLMLLPLVLVVEGGNGFLSAITDGAVVILVWQMLTFSSLYFFYFILQKVAGPVYLSQIGSVAAVVGAGVASFGLGEQLPPNLGLAAFLVAIGVFLFQRAAARKREDVG; this is encoded by the coding sequence ATGTCGGAATCTTGTGAGGTCACGATCAGCCCGTCCGAGCAGCGACAGCTGACTTCAAAGGCAGAGCCAGACACCAAAGACTCAGACATGACCGTCTCACGCTGGCGCTCATGCCTTCCCTTGCTGCTCGTTCTGCTGGTTGGTAGCCTGCTCGCCTGCTCTTTGATTGTTGGAAAGCTGGCAATCAATGCGGGCGCTGCCCCGCTGGCCTTCTTGTGTCTTGCCTTGCTGGGATCCGGTCTGGGCCTTTGGCTTTTGAGCATCATACGACGGCAGGCCGCGCGTCTGTCCTTGCGGGTCTTGGAATATGGGATGGTCGCCGGATTGTTGTTTTTGCTGCCCAACATCGTTGGCTTTCTCGCAGTCCGGTATGTGGGGGCAGGCTTCATTTCCATGACCTTTCTGTTTCCGCTCCTGATCACCTATTGCCTTGCCCTGATCGCGGGTCTGGAGCGGTTTTCTCTGTTGCTAGCCTTGGCGGTCCTCATCGGCCTCGCCGGTGGGGTACTGCTGGCAGCCTCAAAGGCCAGTCTGGGCGATGCGCCGCTGATCTGGATCATTTTGACTCTCTGCGGACCTTTCGTTATTGCGGCAGGCAATCTTTATCGCACCTTGCGATGGCCCTATGGCGTTGCACCCCTGTTTCTTGCCAGCCAGATGCTGCTGATGGCGGGGTTGATGTTGTTGCCTCTGGTTTTGGTGGTTGAAGGTGGGAATGGCTTTTTATCCGCGATCACGGACGGTGCGGTGGTGATTCTGGTCTGGCAGATGTTGACCTTCTCGTCGCTCTACTTCTTCTACTTCATCCTGCAAAAGGTTGCTGGCCCCGTCTATCTCAGTCAAATCGGCTCTGTCGCAGCTGTGGTGGGTGCGGGTGTCGCCAGCTTTGGTTTGGGTGAGCAATTGCCCCCCAATCTTGGCCTAGCGGCTTTTCTTGTTGCCATCGGTGTCTTTTTATTCCAGCGTGCGGCCGCGCGGAAAAGGGAAGATGTTGGGTAA
- a CDS encoding glutamate--cysteine ligase, with amino-acid sequence MAASDTDAVAITLDDRATLIETISQGEKPKDNWRIGTEHEKFTFYKDSLEPVPYEGDRGIERLLQGMEGLLGWKRVEDKGKIIGLVDPVDGGAISLEPGGQFELSGAPLDNLHQTCREVHNHLAQLREVADPLGIGFLGLGVSPKWHREDVPVMPKSRYGIMMNYMPKVGSLGLDMMFRSCTIQVNLDFSSEADMAKKMRVGVALQPIATALFANSPFLDGHKNGYQSMRAAIWQDTDPDRTGMLPFLFEEGFGYEQYVDYVLDVPMYFITRGGAYHDMTGLTFREYLGGKRKDGMPDTVPTLQDWEDHLTTVFPEVRLKRYIEMRGADGGPWRRICALPALWTGLLYHQPSLDAAWDLVKDWTAEERDALRIGVAKDGLRTKFRDTTVQTIAKEVVTIARKGLAARDRLNGAGFDETQYLAALEETVTLGLSPADQLLMRFNNEWGGNINRVFEDFAY; translated from the coding sequence ATGGCCGCTTCCGACACCGACGCCGTCGCCATCACCCTTGATGATCGTGCAACCCTGATCGAAACCATTTCTCAAGGCGAAAAGCCAAAGGACAATTGGCGCATCGGCACCGAGCACGAGAAATTCACCTTCTACAAGGACAGCTTGGAGCCGGTGCCTTATGAAGGGGATCGTGGCATCGAGCGCCTGCTGCAAGGCATGGAAGGCCTGCTTGGTTGGAAACGGGTCGAAGACAAGGGCAAGATTATCGGTCTGGTTGATCCCGTTGACGGGGGCGCGATTTCGCTCGAACCCGGCGGCCAGTTCGAACTGTCCGGCGCACCGCTCGACAATCTGCATCAGACCTGCCGCGAAGTGCATAACCATCTGGCTCAGTTGCGCGAAGTCGCAGATCCGCTGGGCATCGGTTTTCTCGGCCTTGGCGTCTCTCCGAAATGGCACCGGGAGGACGTTCCGGTCATGCCGAAGAGCCGTTATGGCATCATGATGAATTACATGCCCAAGGTCGGTTCGCTCGGCCTCGACATGATGTTCCGCTCCTGTACCATTCAGGTCAATCTCGATTTTTCCAGTGAAGCAGACATGGCGAAGAAAATGCGCGTCGGTGTCGCTTTGCAGCCGATCGCCACGGCCTTGTTCGCCAATTCTCCGTTCCTGGATGGCCACAAGAATGGATATCAGTCGATGCGTGCCGCCATTTGGCAGGACACCGACCCGGACCGCACCGGCATGCTGCCCTTCTTGTTCGAAGAGGGCTTCGGCTATGAGCAATATGTCGATTATGTGCTCGATGTTCCGATGTATTTCATCACCCGTGGCGGCGCCTATCACGATATGACCGGATTGACCTTCCGTGAGTATCTTGGCGGCAAACGCAAGGATGGCATGCCAGACACTGTACCGACCCTACAGGATTGGGAAGATCACCTGACGACCGTCTTCCCGGAAGTCCGCCTCAAGCGCTATATCGAAATGCGTGGTGCCGATGGTGGCCCATGGCGCCGAATTTGTGCGCTGCCGGCTCTGTGGACCGGTCTGCTCTATCATCAGCCAAGTCTGGATGCCGCATGGGATCTGGTCAAGGACTGGACAGCAGAAGAGCGCGACGCCCTGCGCATTGGCGTGGCCAAGGATGGCCTTAGAACAAAGTTCCGGGACACCACGGTGCAGACCATCGCCAAGGAAGTGGTCACCATCGCCCGCAAGGGACTGGCTGCTCGGGATCGCCTCAATGGTGCTGGCTTCGATGAAACCCAGTATCTCGCAGCGCTGGAAGAAACCGTGACGCTTGGTCTTTCTCCCGCCGATCAGCTGTTGATGCGCTTCAACAATGAATGGGGCGGCAACATCAATCGGGTGTTCGAAGATTTCGCCTACTGA
- a CDS encoding lipocalin-like domain-containing protein translates to MIPRSKTATVATNFVPDVAMSTPVRHSNLEHDLAWHQGKHPMESWHFATNLRGDGKQYSFRVHLVIVETDQEEPQVSIGLCLIDQDTGWIREIENTVPLSDIVIRSDVLQISSQALEIRSKGTDMSLTAELPDAFVELSGTVGTPILINNGQGSISFFGAQQYKFAFPGMQVSGAVTLMGKRQTVTGAMWFNRQWGDLPRRFTLDRNLEQRQWICLYPSLSNGVSISASQVWDFRTSRVDTNCTVVLPDGTHVVEKIQPLELSDYVDSRRSARRYPRHVILSNPALETCLQISLPYQEREIVSKMGGMIKFDGRMVVDGFIFGDRVTGDGFVEMVGRWR, encoded by the coding sequence ATGATTCCGAGATCAAAGACCGCGACAGTTGCAACCAACTTCGTGCCCGATGTTGCAATGTCGACACCGGTTCGCCATTCCAATCTGGAGCATGATCTTGCCTGGCATCAGGGCAAGCATCCTATGGAATCCTGGCATTTCGCCACCAATCTGCGCGGCGATGGCAAGCAATATAGTTTCCGTGTCCATTTGGTGATTGTCGAGACCGATCAGGAGGAACCACAAGTTTCCATCGGTCTGTGCCTGATCGATCAGGACACTGGATGGATCCGGGAGATCGAGAATACGGTTCCGCTCAGCGATATCGTCATTCGCAGCGATGTCCTGCAGATATCGTCACAAGCGCTGGAAATCCGCAGCAAGGGCACCGACATGTCGCTGACAGCGGAACTGCCCGACGCCTTTGTCGAACTGTCCGGCACCGTCGGAACCCCGATCCTGATTAACAACGGGCAAGGCAGCATCAGCTTCTTTGGCGCACAACAATATAAGTTCGCCTTTCCGGGCATGCAGGTTTCCGGTGCCGTCACTCTGATGGGCAAGCGGCAAACGGTGACCGGGGCAATGTGGTTCAACCGCCAATGGGGCGACCTGCCACGACGCTTCACACTCGACCGCAATCTGGAACAAAGACAATGGATCTGCCTGTATCCCTCACTCAGCAACGGGGTTAGCATCAGCGCCTCTCAGGTCTGGGATTTCCGCACCAGCCGCGTGGATACCAACTGCACCGTGGTGCTGCCGGACGGCACGCATGTGGTGGAGAAAATTCAGCCACTGGAGCTGAGCGATTATGTTGACAGCCGGCGCTCGGCCCGGCGCTATCCACGCCATGTGATCCTGTCCAATCCAGCGCTGGAAACCTGTCTGCAAATCAGCCTTCCTTATCAGGAACGCGAGATCGTTTCCAAGATGGGCGGCATGATCAAGTTTGATGGCAGGATGGTCGTCGACGGATTCATTTTCGGAGACAGGGTCACCGGCGATGGCTTTGTCGAAATGGTTGGCCGCTGGCGTTAG